A section of the Pochonia chlamydosporia 170 chromosome 2, whole genome shotgun sequence genome encodes:
- a CDS encoding lectin family integral membrane protein (similar to Metarhizium acridum CQMa 102 XP_007814984.1): MRLSSVPAALLAALAGTAQAEHDASDLKSISLRTHSIQQPYLDSDMQSRWFDFGGDTIVRTDSYIRLTSDLPSQSGWLFSRVPLTATNWEVEVEFQISGKNQLYGDGLAMWITKQRGQQGSVFGAADRFEGLGIFVDTYKNNRPGVVFPYVMAMYGDGHRSYNKNDDGKETELAGCSARGIRHASVPTKMRLTYIQDKQLKLDLQYKEEDEWTSCFEVDNPPQIPNIAYLGFSAETGELSDNHDIISVSTKNLYNSPGSTTNRAGASKGQKVKSHVVKEGGSWTWFFTKIILFFFAVGGAYVGYTAYRTKSKSHRF; the protein is encoded by the exons ATGCGGTTGTCCTCAGTGCCCGCCGCTCTCCTGGCGGCCCTTGCAGGGACTGCACAGGCAGAACATGATGCGTCCGACCTGAAGAGCATCTCG CTGCGAACACACAGCATTCAGCAG CCCTACCTCGATTCGGATATGCAGAGCCGTTGGTTCGATTTTGGAGGAGATACTATTGTTCGAACCGACTC TTACATTCGCTTAACATCCGATCTTCCCTCTCAATCTGGCTGGCTGTTTTCTCGTGTGCCTCTAACCGCAACCAACTGGGAGGTCGAGGTTGAATTCCAGATCTCAGGAAAGAACCAGCTCTATGGCGATGGCCTCGCCATGTGGATCACCAAGCAGCGCGGTCAACAGGGCTCCGTCTTTGGAGCTGCCGATCGATTCGAGGGTCTGGGGATCTTCGTCGACACATACAAGAACAACCGACCCGGAGTTGTGTTCCCCTACGTCATGGCCATGTACGGCGATGGTCACCGCTCCTACAACAAGAACGACGATGGCAAGGAGACCGAGTTGGCCGGTTGCTCAGCTCGTGGCATTCGACATGCCAGTGTCCCTACCAAGATGCGCCTCACTTACATTCAGGACAAGCAGCTTAAGCTCGACCTCCAGTacaaggaggaagacgagtGGACGTCTTGCTTCGAGGTCGACAATCCTCCTCAGATCCCTAACATCGCCTACCTCGGATTCAGTGCGGAAACTGGTGAACTCAGCGATAACCACGACATTATCTCCGTCTCTACTAAGAATTTGTACAACAGCCCTGGCAGCACGACCAACCGAGCGGGAGCCAGCAAGGGCCAAAAAGTCAAGAGCCACGTTGTCAAGGAGGGCGGTAGCTGGACCTGGTTCTTCACCAAGATTATCCtgttcttctttgctgttggcggtGCATACGTGGGCTACACAGCTTACCGTACCAAGAGCAAGAGCCACAGATTTTAA
- a CDS encoding Magnesium transport protein CorA, transmembrane region (similar to Glarea lozoyensis ATCC 20868 XP_008076968.1), whose protein sequence is MDDYMFRFYVDECRAVEEATSYVEIFNYSDPFYNSCEEHALTDDEFGNFLRRRGAFAPPDNLREGTKLLSGIRLIVQKNAKDKDTFMPKVISLPKDSYAAMVREMKLPFRGIETTSVVGPFFWSSFDQDDDDPHLQIIHRKSDVRKKGKTRGWEMMLSHSFKTNITTGYLKGTPSSDIVSALQHLRACSGQIGHPMLLPVIILSYDLSPANDQKQRDARDWLRRLENAVSLRNEVEEHEQYFQDGLLEVDGLNRDLVECHGHVMWKRPQAYLALAEEMEKAMERYREQSAVFQTRKLSMNGVHEVVADAEKQHFKEVDKLHRSMSARLEFYKAKLKGLENYIHTTLERLKVQREALYNIMSQREARLNLEIAGEQRRIAHASKRDSTAMKTISLMGTLFLPGTYLASVFSMTFFNFQETAKPVSVDLWIYFAVTVPITAAIVGIWVWFDRRREAQYAKDDEDLEQNIDKMEKDIMFHLRKRTMSKAHTWNSLSSPPRP, encoded by the exons ATGGACGACTACATGTTTCGGTTTTATGTGGATGAGTGCAGGGCTGTTGAGGAGGCGACGAGTTATGTGGAAATATTCAATTATTCG GATCCCTTTTACAACTCCTGTGAGGAGCATGCGCTTACggatgatgagtttggcaaTTTCTTGCGTCGACGG GGTGCGTTTGCTCCGCCAGACAACTTGCGCGAGGGGACGAAGTTGCTGAGTGGGATTCGGTTGAT AGTGCaaaagaatgccaaggacaaggataCGTTTATGCCCAAGGTTATTTCTCTACCAAAGGACTCGTATGCAGCTATGGTTCGGGAAATGAAGCTGCCGTTTAGAGGGATCGAAACGACATCTGTAGTAGGGCCATTTTTCTGGTCCTCCTTTGAccaagacgatgatgatcCTCACCTAC AAATCATCCACCGTAAATCAGACGTACGCAAAAAAGGCAAAACCCGCGGCTGGGAAATGATGCTCTCGCACTCTTTCAAAACAAACATCACAACAGGATATCTCAAAGGCACGCCCTCGTCAGACATCGTCTCCGCACTACAGCACCTCCGTGCTTGTTCCGGACAAATCGGCCATCCTATGCTCTTAcccgtcatcatcctctcGTACGACTTGTCGCCCGCGAATGATCAGAAGCAGAGGGACGCGCGAGACTGGCTGCGTCGTCTGGAGAACGCAGTGTCATTGAGGAATGAAGTCGAAGAGCACGAGCAGTATTTCCAGGATGGACTGCTGGAAGTAGATGGCTTGAATCGCGATCTGGTCGAGTGCCATGGCCACGTTATGTGGAAAAGACCGCAGGCGTATCTAGCActggcggaggagatggagaaggcCATGGAGCGATATCGTGAGCAGTCGGCGGTTTTTCAAACCAGGAAGCTTTCTATGAATGGTGTTCATGAGGTGGTAGCGGATGCGGAGAAACAGCATTTCAAGGAGGTGGACAAGTTGCATAGAAGCATGTCCGCACGACTGGAGTTTTATAAAGCTAAGCTGAAGGGTCTGGAGAATTACATCCACACCACCCTGGAGAGGTTGAAGGTGCAGCGGGAAGCT TTATACAACATCATGTCCCAGCGCGAAGCGAGACTCAACCTCGAAATCGCCGGAGAACAGCGCCGCATCGCCCACGCCAGTAAACGCGACAGCACGGCCATGAAGACCATTTCCCTCATGGGCACGCTCTTCCTGCCAGGGACGTATCTCGCGTCCGTGTTCAGCATGACATTTTTCAACTTCCAAGAGA CTGCGAAACCCGTCTCCGTCGATTTATGGATCTATTTTGCCGTCACTGTGCCCATCACGGCTGCCATTGTAGGTATATGGGTGTGGTTCGATCGCCGGCGCGAGGCGCAGTATGcgaaagatgatgaggatcTGGAGCAGAATatcgacaagatggagaaggatATCATGTTCCATCTGAgaaagaggacgatgagTAAGGCTCATACTTGGAATTCACTTAGTTCGCCGCCTCGACCTTGA
- a CDS encoding coiled-coil domain-containing protein 55 (similar to Metarhizium acridum CQMa 102 XP_007814986.1) — MSKPLAFGLNLSKKPGATKPKSAPFKKKSAFGDDNDSDNEGPSTGEKLEQIGGDLDDFTTAAHGADSRKASKQKSGTSTQPPKLKPKTQPNVMFGDLSTSLASRKNAEAATELDSSVYEYDSVYDSLKPKKEDVKEDVERKPKYMKSLLQAAEVRKRDALIAEEKKIAREREAEGDEFADKEKFVTEAYKKQQEENRRLEEEEKRREEAEAKKNEGGGMSAFYRKLLDKDEARHTEIVKAAAEKAKEGPVVEQDESVENDKEKAEADLVREMNEQGASVAVNEDGQVVDKRQLLRGGLNVGAKKKEEARKEAERPREPERRPMNGAQFGRKQAMRERQTRMMEEQLEQSLKRSREAEESQRQEVERASKSQKTEGEISSAKERYLARKRAAEEAKKQAGGE; from the coding sequence ATGAGTAAACCGTTAGCCTTCGGGCTCAACTTATCAAAAAAGCCGGGCGCAACGAAACCGAAATCAGCGCCATTCAAAAAGAAGTCTGCATTCGGAGATGACAATGATTCCGATAACGAAGGCCCAAGTACTGGCGAGAAATTGGAACAAATTGGTGGCGACCTCGACGATTTTACAACAGCAGCGCACGGCGCTGATTCGCGAAAGGCTTCAAAACAAAAGTCCGGCACATCCACACAACCGCCAAAGCTGAAACCAAAAACTCAACCGAATGTCATGTTTGGCGATCTGTCGACCTCGCTAGCTTCGAGAAAAAACGCCGAAGCAGCCACAGAACTGGACTCGAGTGTGTACGAATACGATTCCGTGTACGATTCATTAAAACCGAAAAAGGAAGACGTAAAGGAAGACGTGGAGCGCAAACCCAAATACATGAAGAGCCTTCTACAAGCGGCTGAAGTTCGTAAGCGGGATGCGCTAATCGCGGAGGAGAAAAAGATTGCCAGAGAGCGAGAGGCAGAAGGAGATGAATTTGCagacaaggagaagtttGTGACGGAGGCATAcaaaaagcaacaagaagaaaatagGAGATtagaagaggaagagaagcgaAGAGAGGAAGCagaggccaagaagaacgagGGCGGTGGTATGTCGGCATTTTACAGGAAACTTctcgacaaggacgaggcGAGACACACCGAAATCGTAAAAGCGGCTGcggaaaaggccaaggaagGACCTGTGGTGGAACAGGATGAGAGTGTAGAGAATGACAAAGAAAAGGCAGAGGCGGATTTGGTTCGCGAGATGAATGAACAGGGTGCATCTGTTGCTGTTAACGAAGATGGCCAAGTTGTGGACAAACGACAACTTCTGCGAGGCGGGCTGAACGTAGgtgccaagaagaaggaggaagcTCGCAAAGAAGCTGAACGGCCCAGAGAACCAGAGAGGAGACCCATGAATGGTGCGCAATTTGGAAGAAAGCAGGCAATGAGGGAGCGTCAAACGCGCATGATGgaagagcagctggagcagTCGCTTAAGCGGTCGAGAGAAGCTGAAGAGTCACAGCGTCAAGAGGTTGAGCGCGCATCGAAGAGCCAGAAGACAGAAGGCGAAATTTCCAGTGCAAAGGAACGATATCTTGCCAGGAAACGGGCGGCCGAGGAAGCGAAGAAACAGGCGGGAGGGGAATAG
- a CDS encoding cAMP-dependent protein kinase type 2 (similar to Aspergillus terreus NIH2624 XP_001208522.1), whose translation MPSLGFLKKKKTRDSNPDPSTSNPTSPVAATSPSKTFDSSTQQQRTSGSQGKTASGSATASGQGQGSASAAAPASQQQQMNPVNAHGGTFVSPMPLQTSQVDSQNLPSITNLIHQPQNGASTTNNYSSAFNPAALGAQISHPPSASPGTDPARMQQQQQQAYPQPAMQSQQQPGQLQDQQQQQQQPPQYQQQPVQQQQQHEQRIHHQHQGSVTRVTKGKYSLGDFDILRTLGTGSFGRVHLVQSKHNQRFYAIKVLKKAQVVKMKQVEHTNDERRMLSDVKHPFLITLWGTFQDWKNLYMVMDFVEGGELFSLLRKSGRFPNPVAKFYAAEATLALEYLHSKNIIYRDLKPENLLLDRHGHLKITDFGFAKRVPDKTWTLCGTPDYLAPEVVSNKGYNKSVDWWSLGILIYEMLCGYTPFWDSGSPMRIYENILKGKVKYPAYINADAQNLLERLITADLTKRLGNLYGGSQDVKSHPWFAEVTWDRLARKDIDAPYTPPVKAGTGDASQFDRYPEDPEKYGGAGGTDEYGSMFTDF comes from the exons ATGCCTTCTCTAGGTTTCCtcaagaaaaagaagacgCGGGATAGCAACCCCGACCCCTCTACATCCAACCCCACCAGTCCTGTTGCTGCGACATCTCCTTCCAAGACATTCGATTCCTCGACACAGCAGCAGCGAACCTCTGGCTCACAAGGAAAGACTGCCTCTGGGTCAGCTACAGCTtcaggtcaaggtcaaggctcAGCATCTGCCGCTGCGCCTGCctctcagcagcaacagatGAATCCTGTAAACGCTCATGGCGGCACCTTCGTCTCGCCAATGCCGCTGCAAACGAGCCAAGTCGACTCTCAGAACCTTCCTAGCATCACCAATCTTATTCACCAGCCTCAGAATGGTGCCTCTACAACAAACAATTACTCCTCAGCCTTCAATCCAGCTGCCCTAGGTGCTCAGATCAGCCATCCTCCAAGTGCTAGCCCCGGAACCGACCCTGCCCGTatgcaacaacaacagcaacaagcttACCCACAACCTGCAATGCAGTCTCAGCAACAGCCTGGGCAGTTGCAAgatcaacagcagcagcaacagcagccgccGCAATATCAGCAACAGCCGGtacagcaacaacagcaacatgAGCAGCGcatccaccaccagcaccaaggaAGCGTTACTCGCGTCACAAAGGGCAAGTATTCGTTGGGCGACTTTGACATACTGAGGACGCTCGGAACTGGTAGCTTCGGACGAGTCCATCTGGTCCAATCGAAGCACAACCAACGATTCTACGCTATCAAAGTGCTCAAGAAGGCACAAGTCGTCAAGATGAAGCAAGTTGAGCACACCAATGACGAACGACGAATGCTGAGTGATGTCAAACATCCATTTCTTATTACCCTTTGGGGTACGTTTCAAGATTGGAAGAATTTGTACATGGTCATGGATTTTGTTGAAGGTGGAGAGCTATTCTCGCTGCTGAGGAAGTCTGGC CGTTTCCCTAACCCTGTTGCCAAATTCTATGCTGCCGAAGCAACACTGGCCCTTGAATACCTACACTCGAAAAACATTATATACCGAGATTTAAAGCCCGAAAACTTGCTGCTGGATCGGCACGGGCACCTCAAAATCACTGATTTTGGATTTGCTAAACGAGTTCCGGACAAAACTTGGACTTTGTGCGGCACACCTGATTATCTCGCGCCAGAGGTAGTCTCTAACAAGGGCTACAACAAGAGTGTGGATTG GTGGTCATTGGGCATTCTAATCTACGAAATGCTGTGTGGCTACACACCGTTTTGGGACAGCGGCTCACCAATGCGCATATACGAAAATATTCTCAAGGGCAAAGTCAAGTACCCGGCGTACATCAACGCGGACGCACAAAATCTGCTGGAAAGATTAATCACGGCAGACCTCACCAAGAGATTGGGAAATTTGTACGGCGGCTCACAAGACGTAAAGAGCCACCCGTGGTTTGCCGAGGTGACGTGGGATAGATTGGCTCGCAAAGACATCGATGCTCCATATACACCACCAGTTAAGGCCGGTACCGGCGACGCCAGTCAGTTCGATAGATACCCAGAAGATCCTGAGAAGTATGGTGGCGCAGGGGGAACAGATGA ATACGGAAGCATGTTTACTGATTTCTAA